Sequence from the Gemmatimonadaceae bacterium genome:
AATATGCCGATCGGCACTCTACACTCGAACATCGACTATCATCTCGCTCTCGCGCACTATCTCAAGGGCGACTACGCTCGCGCGCTTCCCATCTACAGGCATGAGCTCGACAACGCGCGGAACGACGACCGTCGCGTATCGATTGCCCACTGGAACTACATGGCTCTCCGTCGACTCGGCCGCGACAAGGAAGCAGCTGACCTTCTGGCCACGCTCGGCGGCCCTATGAACGTCATCGAGAACGAGACATATGGGAAACTCCTGCGGATGTACCGCGGGGAAATTCCGCCGGACTCTGTACTAGCTACTGATGCGTCGGGAGAGATGTCCGTGACTGATGCGACGGCGGCGTATGGAATTGCGAATTGGCATCTATACAGCGGCAGGCGAGCCGAGGCGGAACGGGTCTTTCGGACGATTCTGGCGGGCGGCCAGTGGGGCGCGTTCGGTTACATTGCCGCGGAGGCTGACCTGGCGCGGACGGCTCGGGAGTAGAAGTCGACTTTAGTCAACGCGATTGCCCAAGCAGTTTTCGAGCGGTCTCCAATGCGACGTCCACCCCGGGGCCGAGTTGTTCCACAGGAATTTGGGGCGCGAACATTTCTCGTGGCCGTCCGTCTATATGAAACAGTTGCTCTCCTGGAATGCGGACGCTGAAGCCCGTGTTGGGAAGAGTGTTCCGGTGGTCGTACAGTTTCTGATGCCCGGCGCGGACCGCGTCCAGCGCCCTCACGTAGGCATCGACGGCCTCGGTCTTTTTTCTTAGCTCGGCCACGCGGTCGTCCCGATCCTTCAGCACGAGAATCGCCGCCAGCGGCTCGCGCTCCCGATTCTCGGTGACCGCAACGCGGTAGAAGTCGTTCGCAGCGCGCCCCTCGATGTTGAGTATCTGGCGGTAATCGCGATTGATGATGCTGCGGAGTCCCTTCGTGACCAGGACGACGTTTTCATTCTGCGATGCAACCGCTTCTCCGATCCTTCCACGCCGATAGGTATCGATCGCCGCGGAAGTGAGATATTTCGTGAGCCCGGCTACCGCGTCGATCTGCGCATCATCCAGACCCGATCTCTTCACGATTGCCGCGAGTCCGCCGATCTCTCTGTCAGCCGAGATGATCTGGTCGTCGGCAAGCTTTGCCAGCGCTGAGAAGTAGGCGCTCAACACTCTGTTCGCGGCGAGAACGCCTGCGACGGCGGTGTCGCGTGACGCGCATTGACTTCGAAGAGAT
This genomic interval carries:
- a CDS encoding tetratricopeptide repeat protein — encoded protein: MVESSASTSTHPFEAISLLGDTLRTLPLSGTTRARYERQLAETQAAYDRTPRDADSVVWLGRRLAYLGRMREAIDVYSRGIAIHARNPWLYRHRGHRYLSVREFDRAIADFERATQLVQGKPDEVEPDGQPNARNMPIGTLHSNIDYHLALAHYLKGDYARALPIYRHELDNARNDDRRVSIAHWNYMALRRLGRDKEAADLLATLGGPMNVIENETYGKLLRMYRGEIPPDSVLATDASGEMSVTDATAAYGIANWHLYSGRRAEAERVFRTILAGGQWGAFGYIAAEADLARTARE